In a single window of the Rhodopirellula bahusiensis genome:
- a CDS encoding DUF1559 domain-containing protein encodes MTSLTTQSSRRSPAQTCTNQTPARQTTSTRGFTLVELLVVIAIIGVLVGLLLPAVQSAREAARRMQCGNNLKQIGLGLHVYHDTFNKFPYGWDNRGMTWSGHILPQIEQANLYQTLIFQESGLGNWGTDDGPNEEACETVIPTYRCPSMALPLHMDYNGIPQRVPASYRGVAGTLATSDDTSTALPDTISLESLDQDGIFYACSKTKFRDILDGTSNTIMIGESYNNPKFVKDGQGMDYWYIGAPQTDPCRCDGGTGGTEFSEVAGVTITPVNAIKRAPLMSGRLMELAFGSYHVGGAHFLKCDGSVTFLTESLAEDVYDALGSRDGGEIPSEL; translated from the coding sequence ATGACCTCCCTGACGACCCAATCGAGTCGCCGATCCCCAGCCCAGACGTGCACGAACCAAACTCCCGCCCGCCAAACCACATCCACCCGCGGATTCACGCTGGTTGAACTGTTGGTTGTGATCGCCATCATCGGCGTCTTGGTCGGCCTGCTTCTGCCAGCGGTCCAGTCCGCTCGCGAAGCCGCACGCCGCATGCAATGCGGTAACAACCTCAAACAAATTGGCTTGGGACTTCACGTTTACCACGACACGTTCAACAAGTTCCCTTACGGCTGGGATAACCGCGGCATGACCTGGAGCGGACACATCTTGCCTCAGATCGAACAAGCCAACCTGTACCAGACCCTGATCTTCCAAGAGTCAGGCCTGGGCAACTGGGGTACTGATGACGGCCCCAACGAAGAGGCCTGCGAAACGGTCATCCCGACCTACCGTTGCCCCAGCATGGCGCTGCCATTGCACATGGATTACAACGGAATCCCACAACGCGTGCCCGCCAGTTACCGCGGCGTTGCCGGAACCTTGGCAACCTCCGATGACACCAGCACCGCGCTGCCCGACACGATTTCATTGGAAAGCTTGGACCAAGACGGCATCTTCTACGCCTGCAGCAAAACCAAGTTCCGTGACATCCTGGACGGAACGTCCAACACGATCATGATCGGCGAAAGCTACAACAATCCGAAGTTCGTCAAAGACGGACAAGGCATGGACTACTGGTACATCGGTGCTCCTCAAACCGACCCTTGCCGTTGCGATGGCGGAACCGGCGGAACCGAATTCTCAGAAGTTGCTGGTGTCACGATCACTCCTGTCAACGCGATCAAACGAGCTCCCTTGATGAGCGGTCGATTGATGGAACTGGCGTTCGGAAGCTACCACGTCGGCGGAGCTCATTTCTTGAAGTGCGATGGCTCGGTTACTTTCCTGACCGAATCGCTTGCAGAAGACGTCTACGACGCTCTCGGATCGCGTGACGGCGGTGAGATCCCATCGGAACTCTGA
- a CDS encoding carboxypeptidase-like regulatory domain-containing protein — protein sequence MKSTITSAATLAWTSCLALALATSAGCGSGDGADYASIGLVPITGTVTLDGQPLEGAVVMFEAPDTTFCYGTTDAEGHYELKFNSEVMGVPPGEKVVRISTTASTGEVDTEGADDDDDAVARRKKKRDPNEQVPEAYNEDSQIKATVSDSQTVYDFALKSDGSPL from the coding sequence ATGAAATCAACAATCACTTCCGCGGCAACTCTGGCATGGACCAGTTGCCTCGCACTTGCCTTGGCAACCAGCGCCGGTTGCGGATCGGGTGACGGAGCGGATTATGCCTCGATCGGATTGGTTCCGATCACCGGCACAGTCACTTTGGACGGGCAACCTCTTGAAGGCGCCGTCGTGATGTTCGAAGCACCGGACACAACGTTCTGCTACGGCACCACCGACGCAGAAGGCCACTACGAGCTCAAGTTCAACAGCGAAGTGATGGGCGTTCCTCCGGGAGAGAAAGTCGTGCGAATCAGCACCACCGCCTCGACCGGTGAAGTCGACACGGAAGGTGCCGACGATGATGACGACGCCGTCGCACGACGCAAAAAGAAACGCGATCCAAACGAGCAGGTCCCAGAGGCCTACAACGAAGATTCGCAAATCAAAGCCACCGTCAGCGACAGCCAAACGGTCTACGACTTCGCACTGAAATCCGACGGCTCACCGCTTTAA
- the hisS gene encoding histidine--tRNA ligase: protein MIQPRTLKGFRDYLPAAMIPREKLMQTAREVFRSFGFAPIDTPTLEHLEILTGKGSDETDRQLYSFEDNGGRPVGMRFDLTVPLARFAAQHIGTLGTPFKRYHIAPVWRGEKPQEGRYREFVQCDFDTIGTTSELADIEAVCVIDALLRAIGIDAFTISINNRAILTGLLESLGLADKTTPVLRSLDKLGKIGREKTANEMVESAGVTAEQADAVLRLAECDGDAESILASLPEITGGNETAAAGIERLTQIYRGALASGVSPDRLKIDVSIARGLDYYTGVIFETTLDELPGIGSVCSGGRYDNLAGLYTKQHLPGIGASLGLDRLLAALESLGRLSGVSKPCAVFVPFFDKGHRDDYLKLASQLRDAGIGTEVYPEPKKLGQQLKYADSQGFAVALIAGGNEWEAGTVQVKTLATKESQDVAYSHDSPHALIEAIRAATS from the coding sequence ATGATCCAACCTCGCACGCTGAAGGGATTCCGCGACTACTTGCCCGCCGCGATGATTCCGCGGGAAAAATTGATGCAAACCGCTCGCGAAGTGTTCCGCAGTTTTGGGTTTGCACCGATCGACACACCGACACTCGAACACCTGGAAATCTTGACCGGCAAAGGCAGCGACGAAACCGACCGTCAGCTTTACTCGTTTGAAGACAACGGCGGGCGACCCGTCGGCATGCGGTTTGACCTGACGGTGCCATTGGCTCGATTCGCGGCTCAGCACATCGGCACGTTGGGAACCCCGTTCAAGCGTTATCACATCGCTCCGGTATGGCGTGGTGAGAAACCACAAGAAGGCCGTTACCGCGAATTTGTGCAGTGTGACTTCGACACGATCGGCACCACGTCGGAACTGGCGGACATCGAAGCGGTTTGCGTGATCGACGCGTTGTTGCGAGCGATCGGGATCGACGCGTTCACGATCAGCATCAACAACCGAGCGATCTTGACCGGGTTGTTGGAATCGTTGGGATTGGCCGACAAGACGACACCGGTGCTGCGAAGTCTCGACAAGCTCGGAAAGATCGGCCGCGAAAAAACGGCCAATGAGATGGTCGAATCCGCGGGCGTGACGGCCGAGCAAGCCGATGCGGTGTTGCGATTGGCAGAGTGTGACGGCGACGCGGAGTCAATCTTGGCATCGCTGCCCGAGATCACCGGTGGCAATGAAACCGCCGCGGCAGGCATCGAACGTTTGACCCAAATTTATCGTGGTGCCTTGGCATCCGGAGTCAGCCCGGACCGTTTGAAGATCGATGTCTCGATCGCTCGCGGGTTGGATTACTACACCGGAGTCATCTTTGAAACGACGCTGGACGAATTGCCCGGCATCGGCAGCGTTTGCAGCGGCGGCCGCTACGACAACTTGGCGGGGCTGTACACCAAGCAACATCTGCCGGGCATTGGTGCGTCGCTCGGACTGGATCGATTGCTCGCCGCACTGGAAAGCCTCGGTCGATTGTCGGGTGTCAGCAAACCCTGTGCGGTGTTCGTTCCGTTCTTCGACAAGGGACACCGGGACGACTATTTGAAGTTGGCCTCGCAGCTTCGCGATGCTGGGATTGGCACCGAAGTTTATCCGGAACCCAAGAAGCTCGGCCAACAGCTCAAGTACGCCGACTCGCAAGGTTTCGCCGTCGCTCTCATCGCGGGCGGCAACGAATGGGAAGCCGGCACAGTGCAAGTCAAAACGCTGGCAACAAAAGAGTCGCAAGACGTGGCGTACTCGCATGATTCGCCGCACGCGTTGATCGAAGCGATCCGAGCGGCAACTTCGTAG
- a CDS encoding YkgJ family cysteine cluster protein, translating to MPTASKLPVATPPSVNGRRRSDFPADANLCDHCTAKCCKYFALPIDEPVTRKDFDFMRWYLLHDRATVFVDEDTWYLLVHTTCKHLQDDHRCGIYETRPQICREYTTKECEFEDDWCYEKYFETPEQIDEYADALFGPQFPEGADRDIDSIRSRRPTGLPVVG from the coding sequence ATGCCCACCGCATCCAAGTTGCCTGTCGCCACGCCGCCCTCGGTCAATGGCCGTCGTCGATCGGACTTTCCCGCCGACGCGAATCTGTGTGATCACTGCACGGCCAAGTGCTGCAAGTACTTTGCGCTGCCGATCGACGAACCGGTGACACGAAAAGATTTTGACTTCATGCGGTGGTATCTGCTGCACGATCGAGCCACCGTGTTTGTCGACGAAGACACTTGGTATTTGCTCGTTCACACGACTTGCAAACATCTACAGGACGACCATCGGTGCGGCATCTACGAAACCCGGCCTCAAATTTGTCGTGAGTACACGACGAAGGAGTGTGAGTTCGAGGACGATTGGTGCTACGAGAAGTACTTCGAAACGCCTGAGCAGATTGACGAGTACGCGGACGCTTTGTTCGGGCCGCAGTTCCCCGAAGGAGCCGACCGGGACATCGACTCGATCCGCAGTCGACGTCCGACGGGACTCCCGGTCGTTGGGTAG
- a CDS encoding formyltetrahydrofolate deformylase, whose translation MEVVITALGPDHSGLADPIIHHVTARGARISEIQMYDHDEEELFAMLCRLQFDAGADPAELLGQLKDEMKQIGEHTGLSIRAWSPDARASQPRLAVACTYVEHTPRAVLEAVSSGQIAAEVPVIISNRKKLGFLADEFDCDFRMIGDGTGAVDDAALLATLDEYDIDYLILARYMRILPADACWQFAGGRIINLHHGLLPGFPGFRPYHDAHNVRMLTFGATCHFIIPELDAGNQTINQRTFSVAPGTPLDAIIAQGESENEPACLVEGVRRVVDREVHLHFHRVVPRKDLAGTK comes from the coding sequence ATGGAAGTCGTCATCACCGCCCTTGGTCCGGATCACTCCGGTTTGGCAGATCCGATCATTCACCACGTCACCGCACGCGGGGCTCGGATTTCCGAAATCCAGATGTACGACCACGACGAGGAAGAATTGTTCGCGATGCTCTGCCGGCTGCAATTCGATGCGGGTGCCGATCCAGCAGAACTGCTGGGGCAATTGAAGGACGAGATGAAGCAGATCGGCGAGCACACTGGCTTGTCGATCCGGGCCTGGAGCCCCGATGCTCGTGCGAGCCAGCCTCGATTGGCGGTTGCGTGCACCTACGTCGAACACACTCCGCGAGCGGTATTGGAAGCTGTTTCCTCAGGCCAAATCGCCGCGGAAGTGCCCGTGATCATCTCCAACCGGAAGAAGTTGGGGTTTCTGGCCGACGAGTTTGACTGCGATTTCCGGATGATCGGCGACGGCACCGGAGCGGTCGATGACGCTGCCTTGCTGGCCACGCTGGATGAATACGACATCGATTATTTGATTCTGGCTCGCTACATGCGAATCCTTCCCGCCGACGCTTGCTGGCAATTCGCGGGCGGCCGAATCATCAACTTGCATCATGGATTGCTGCCAGGCTTCCCTGGATTCCGCCCGTACCATGATGCCCACAACGTCCGAATGCTGACGTTTGGTGCGACGTGCCACTTCATCATTCCAGAGCTCGACGCGGGAAACCAAACGATCAACCAGCGGACGTTTTCTGTCGCGCCGGGCACTCCTTTGGATGCAATCATCGCTCAGGGCGAATCCGAAAACGAACCCGCGTGCCTGGTCGAAGGCGTGCGGCGAGTGGTCGATCGCGAAGTCCACCTGCACTTCCACCGCGTTGTGCCCCGCAAAGATCTCGCCGGCACCAAATGA
- the rpsU gene encoding 30S ribosomal protein S21 yields the protein MVKLLVRDRETIQEAVRRFRKLVERSGIKKEMRRREFYEKPSETNRRARLRAERRNKRTRMLSR from the coding sequence ATGGTAAAGTTATTGGTGCGTGATCGGGAAACGATTCAGGAGGCAGTCCGCCGGTTTAGAAAATTGGTTGAGCGAAGCGGTATCAAGAAAGAAATGCGTCGCCGCGAATTCTACGAAAAGCCGAGCGAAACCAATCGCCGCGCCCGCCTGCGTGCTGAACGCCGCAACAAACGCACCCGCATGTTGTCCCGCTGA
- a CDS encoding 3-keto-disaccharide hydrolase — MKCWCLSGREFHLIGAVLGSASVLACCLVNAADNVGAAAEAVPSVEQSGVATDFVELFDGKSFDGWEHGGNWRLEDGAFFRAAGGGPLTYKRKLVPDDFELRFEWKVSKGCNSGVYYRPGQVEYQVLDNVSSPYGENPRQSAASLFFCMAPSKDATRPVGEWNSGRVVCKGTVIQHWLNGQKVLDFDYTDPKWAEMVKLLTIRGGDLTGRGGELWLQDHGQPVWYRNLRLREIPSDEPLNPSPDFEPMSIPPGALAKEQQRVQAMLEAARSR, encoded by the coding sequence ATGAAGTGCTGGTGTCTGTCCGGTCGGGAATTTCATTTGATCGGTGCCGTGTTGGGTTCCGCGAGCGTTCTGGCGTGCTGCCTTGTGAATGCCGCAGACAACGTTGGGGCCGCTGCGGAGGCTGTTCCTTCTGTCGAGCAATCCGGCGTTGCTACAGATTTTGTCGAGCTGTTTGATGGCAAATCCTTTGACGGCTGGGAGCACGGTGGCAATTGGCGTCTCGAAGACGGGGCGTTTTTTCGCGCCGCTGGCGGTGGGCCACTGACGTACAAACGCAAGCTTGTTCCGGATGACTTTGAGCTTCGGTTCGAATGGAAGGTGTCCAAGGGTTGCAACAGCGGCGTCTACTACCGGCCGGGGCAAGTCGAATATCAAGTGCTCGACAACGTGAGCAGTCCGTACGGAGAAAACCCGCGGCAATCTGCGGCTTCGTTGTTCTTTTGCATGGCTCCGTCGAAAGATGCAACGCGTCCGGTGGGCGAATGGAATTCCGGAAGAGTGGTCTGCAAAGGAACAGTGATTCAGCATTGGCTCAACGGTCAAAAGGTTCTGGACTTTGACTACACCGATCCAAAGTGGGCTGAGATGGTGAAGCTTCTGACAATCCGAGGCGGTGATCTCACGGGTCGCGGTGGCGAGCTGTGGCTGCAGGATCACGGTCAGCCGGTTTGGTACCGCAATCTGCGTTTGCGAGAGATCCCAAGTGACGAGCCGCTCAATCCATCGCCTGATTTTGAACCCATGTCGATCCCGCCGGGAGCATTGGCCAAGGAGCAGCAGCGTGTGCAGGCGATGCTAGAGGCGGCACGGTCGCGGTAG
- a CDS encoding DUF6793 family protein, with the protein MPLFEIETDAHIIITWAENEDDAREVVDDAYPEDELMRLTKRPRDSWVISKGALGLTDRTLDPCMTARECLSKSAGDKVNAIRLYRMETGCDLDQARIAIESNMVMGW; encoded by the coding sequence ATGCCTTTGTTTGAAATCGAAACGGACGCCCACATCATCATCACTTGGGCCGAAAACGAAGACGACGCTCGCGAAGTCGTCGACGACGCCTACCCCGAAGATGAGCTGATGCGTTTGACGAAACGCCCTCGCGATTCTTGGGTGATCAGCAAAGGTGCGCTTGGTCTGACCGATCGCACACTCGATCCGTGCATGACCGCTCGCGAATGCCTCAGCAAATCGGCCGGCGACAAGGTCAACGCGATTCGTTTGTACCGAATGGAAACCGGTTGCGACCTCGATCAAGCACGCATCGCGATCGAATCGAATATGGTAATGGGATGGTAG
- a CDS encoding ABC transporter ATP-binding protein: MITLEGFGKDYGEFTAVESIDLQIDAGETFGFIGPNGAGKSTTIRFLATLLRATRGRGEVAGCDVMNDPMGVRRAIGYMPDNFGVYDGMRVWEFLDFFAVAYGIARSQRGPIIDNVLELLDLGHKRDDFVNGLSRGMKQRLCLAKTLVHDPPVLILDEPASGLDPRARVEVKALLKELRRMGKTILISSHILTELADCCTSIGIIERGQLLMSGPIDQVYRKIRRNRTIEIAFTENAEAGISILRSSPALRDLELRPDRVIAELETDDAGLSTLLNHLIAQGVQMRSFYDRDPTLEDVFMSVTEGLVS; the protein is encoded by the coding sequence ATGATCACCCTGGAAGGCTTTGGCAAAGACTACGGTGAGTTCACCGCGGTCGAGTCGATCGACTTGCAAATCGACGCCGGAGAAACGTTCGGCTTCATCGGTCCCAATGGTGCTGGCAAGAGCACCACGATTCGTTTCCTGGCAACGCTGCTGCGCGCGACCCGCGGACGCGGCGAAGTCGCCGGGTGCGACGTGATGAACGATCCGATGGGTGTCCGCCGTGCGATCGGCTACATGCCGGACAACTTCGGTGTTTACGACGGAATGCGAGTCTGGGAGTTCCTGGACTTCTTCGCCGTCGCCTATGGCATCGCTCGATCGCAGCGGGGCCCGATCATCGACAACGTGCTCGAGCTGCTGGACTTGGGTCACAAACGAGACGACTTCGTCAACGGTTTGTCGCGAGGGATGAAGCAACGCTTGTGCCTGGCCAAAACGCTCGTGCACGATCCTCCGGTGTTGATCCTCGACGAACCGGCCAGCGGCCTGGACCCTCGAGCTCGAGTGGAAGTCAAAGCGTTGCTGAAAGAACTACGCCGGATGGGCAAGACCATCCTGATCAGCAGCCACATCCTGACTGAGCTGGCCGATTGCTGCACATCGATCGGAATCATCGAGCGTGGCCAACTGCTGATGAGCGGCCCGATCGACCAGGTGTATCGCAAGATCCGGCGAAACCGCACGATCGAAATCGCATTCACCGAAAACGCCGAGGCGGGAATCTCCATCCTCCGCAGCAGTCCCGCTTTACGCGATTTGGAACTGCGTCCCGACCGAGTGATCGCGGAACTGGAAACCGATGACGCGGGCTTGTCGACGTTGCTCAATCACTTGATTGCGCAGGGTGTTCAAATGCGATCGTTCTACGACCGCGATCCGACGCTGGAGGACGTCTTCATGAGCGTCACCGAAGGACTGGTCTCGTAG
- a CDS encoding co-chaperone GroES codes for MAKKKTAPKVFEYVEPIGDRVLVRKDEPKRETRGGIALPDAAEIPTITGRIVTISAVVENDEELPLRQYDKILFHPKNAIPVDLEHDNQLFVVPVDDIVAVFRREAPEE; via the coding sequence ATGGCCAAAAAGAAAACCGCGCCGAAAGTATTCGAATACGTCGAACCGATCGGCGATCGCGTTTTGGTTCGCAAGGACGAACCCAAGCGAGAAACGCGTGGCGGAATCGCTCTGCCTGATGCAGCCGAGATTCCGACCATCACGGGCCGGATCGTGACGATCAGTGCCGTGGTCGAAAACGATGAAGAGTTGCCGCTGCGTCAGTACGACAAGATTCTGTTCCACCCAAAGAATGCGATCCCGGTGGACTTGGAACACGACAACCAACTGTTCGTTGTGCCGGTCGATGACATCGTCGCTGTCTTCCGTCGAGAAGCTCCGGAAGAGTGA
- a CDS encoding PIN/TRAM domain-containing protein has product MALIVLRFIFLLCAGGVSAIINTSLPSGGSEAVPWLTFVAIMGLAVAIVVLDIYVPRKRIDTITSVYFGVLIGVLLTFILTIAAAPLIEMTSNLRVFQLVVGLVLCYVCTSVLLQTKDDFRFLIPYVEFVREVKGFKPLVLDTSVVIDGRIADLVATGVFDNQLIMPRFALSELQAIADSSDKLRRTRGRRGLDVLNRLRADENVDLQIFDRELPELAGQTVDLKLVLLAKHLEGKVVTGDYNLNKVAKVQGVPVINLNEISNSLRPVFLPDESFRLRIIKPGEGPEQGIGYLDDGTMVVVEGGRHKIGQEIDVRVTSTLQTNAGKMIFSKVDGR; this is encoded by the coding sequence ATGGCACTGATTGTCCTGCGATTCATCTTTTTGCTGTGCGCCGGAGGCGTTTCAGCGATCATCAACACCTCCCTGCCTAGCGGCGGGTCAGAGGCGGTTCCGTGGTTGACGTTTGTCGCCATCATGGGGCTGGCTGTGGCGATCGTGGTGCTGGATATCTACGTGCCGCGGAAACGGATCGACACAATCACCTCGGTGTATTTCGGGGTGCTGATCGGGGTCCTGCTGACTTTCATTCTGACGATTGCGGCGGCACCGCTGATCGAGATGACCAGTAACCTGCGGGTCTTCCAATTGGTCGTCGGTTTGGTGCTGTGTTATGTCTGTACGTCCGTTCTGCTGCAGACCAAGGATGACTTTCGGTTCCTCATTCCGTACGTGGAATTTGTTCGTGAAGTCAAAGGGTTCAAGCCCTTGGTTCTGGACACCAGCGTCGTCATCGATGGCCGGATCGCGGACTTGGTCGCGACGGGAGTTTTCGACAACCAATTGATCATGCCGCGGTTTGCCCTGAGCGAACTGCAAGCGATCGCTGACAGCAGTGACAAATTGCGTCGCACGCGAGGACGCCGTGGTTTGGACGTGCTGAACCGGCTGCGTGCGGACGAGAACGTTGACTTGCAGATCTTTGACCGTGAGCTGCCTGAATTGGCTGGCCAAACGGTCGACCTGAAGTTGGTGTTGTTGGCCAAGCACTTGGAAGGCAAAGTCGTCACCGGCGACTACAACCTGAACAAGGTTGCCAAGGTCCAAGGTGTTCCGGTGATCAATCTCAACGAGATCAGCAATTCGTTGCGGCCAGTCTTCTTGCCAGATGAATCGTTCCGATTGCGAATCATCAAACCCGGCGAAGGCCCCGAACAAGGCATTGGCTATCTCGACGATGGCACGATGGTTGTTGTCGAAGGAGGCCGCCACAAAATCGGGCAAGAGATCGACGTGCGTGTGACCAGCACGCTGCAAACCAACGCTGGCAAAATGATTTTCTCAAAAGTGGACGGTCGCTAG
- the dgt gene encoding dGTP triphosphohydrolase — MIDLRRYADREHLLLASYAMHSSDTAGRVHPEQPHAYRGPYGRDRDRILHSSAFRRLSGKMQVFTGEMGTYHRTRLTHTFEVASVARTLARVLRLNEDLTEALALMHDIGHPPFGHCGEDVLSECMQSVGGFSHNQFALTIVQELEQRYHAFPGLNLSQETLAGQDTRAHKAEAAVGHAPLLEVQIVDAADSIAYDAHDIDDALQMGLLSIDALSELAIIRRTLERVREKAGELPVGPLRQLLVHELIDLQVGDLLHISIERMQDADGLSADAACQAGIRVGHSQTMASERAELESFLFEAVYRHDRLMPVREAAANRVRTLFEALHQNPDRLPMRFRRRLEHRPKARVVGEYLAGMTDRFCDQQFSVLRQSKNGPLSDW, encoded by the coding sequence ATGATCGATCTTCGCCGTTACGCCGATCGCGAACACTTGTTGCTGGCGTCCTACGCCATGCACAGCTCTGACACGGCGGGGCGAGTGCACCCCGAGCAACCTCACGCTTATCGCGGCCCCTACGGCCGCGACCGAGACCGGATCTTGCACAGCAGTGCGTTTCGGCGGCTTTCAGGGAAGATGCAAGTGTTCACCGGCGAGATGGGCACGTATCACCGGACTCGATTGACTCACACGTTTGAAGTCGCCTCGGTCGCCCGGACGCTGGCCCGAGTCCTCCGGCTCAACGAAGACCTCACCGAGGCTCTCGCGTTGATGCACGACATCGGGCATCCGCCTTTTGGTCACTGCGGAGAGGACGTTCTCTCGGAGTGCATGCAATCGGTCGGAGGTTTCTCGCACAACCAATTCGCTCTGACGATCGTTCAAGAACTCGAACAGCGATACCACGCGTTTCCCGGTTTGAACCTGTCGCAGGAGACTTTGGCCGGCCAAGACACCCGGGCACACAAGGCCGAAGCCGCCGTGGGGCATGCACCGTTGTTGGAGGTCCAGATTGTCGACGCGGCAGATTCGATCGCCTACGACGCTCACGATATCGATGACGCACTGCAAATGGGATTGTTGTCGATCGATGCTTTGTCCGAGCTGGCGATCATCCGCCGGACGTTGGAACGTGTTCGCGAAAAGGCGGGTGAGTTGCCGGTTGGGCCGCTGCGTCAATTGTTGGTTCACGAGCTGATCGATTTGCAGGTCGGCGACTTGCTTCACATTTCGATCGAGCGAATGCAGGACGCGGACGGTTTGTCAGCCGATGCCGCCTGTCAGGCTGGGATTCGAGTCGGGCATTCGCAGACGATGGCGTCGGAGCGAGCCGAGTTGGAGAGTTTCTTGTTCGAGGCCGTCTACCGGCATGATCGGTTGATGCCGGTCCGGGAAGCAGCCGCGAATCGTGTTCGGACGCTGTTTGAGGCTTTGCACCAAAACCCTGATCGGTTGCCCATGCGGTTCCGGCGTCGACTCGAGCACCGGCCGAAAGCCCGGGTGGTGGGCGAGTACTTGGCGGGAATGACGGACCGGTTCTGTGACCAACAGTTTTCCGTCCTGCGGCAGTCCAAGAATGGGCCGCTGTCGGATTGGTGA
- a CDS encoding glycosyltransferase: MTDPVIGSESPVPAASATTTAPITNRFRPAKVIMALPAYNEEQSLPELLERIGEAFADSGLPYEVVIVDDGSKDDTAKIASQMSFQMPIHLVRHEVNQGLGVTIRDGLKEAVDRAGERDIIVTMDADNTHPPGLINRMVQSVHEGCDCVIASRFQNGARVVGVPIERHFLSIGARFLFTVLFPTRGVRDYTSGYRAYRASALRDAFDHYGDDFVGETGFSCMADILLKLRKQGCVFGESPLRLRYDQKGGDSKMQVFKTIWLTLKMLGRHRVQGA, translated from the coding sequence ATGACTGACCCAGTAATCGGCTCCGAATCGCCCGTCCCCGCCGCTTCGGCGACCACCACCGCCCCGATCACCAACCGATTCCGCCCGGCCAAAGTCATCATGGCCCTCCCGGCGTACAACGAAGAGCAATCGTTGCCGGAATTGTTGGAACGAATCGGCGAAGCTTTCGCGGACAGCGGTCTGCCATACGAAGTCGTCATCGTCGACGATGGCAGCAAAGACGACACGGCCAAAATCGCTTCGCAGATGTCTTTCCAAATGCCAATCCATTTGGTGCGGCACGAAGTCAACCAAGGACTCGGCGTCACCATCCGCGACGGCTTGAAAGAGGCGGTCGACCGCGCCGGCGAACGCGACATCATTGTTACGATGGATGCCGACAACACGCATCCACCCGGATTGATCAACCGAATGGTCCAATCGGTCCACGAAGGATGCGACTGTGTGATCGCCTCGCGATTCCAAAACGGTGCCCGAGTCGTTGGCGTGCCGATCGAGCGTCACTTCCTCAGTATCGGGGCACGCTTCCTGTTCACCGTGTTGTTCCCAACGCGTGGCGTTCGCGATTACACGTCGGGATATCGAGCCTATCGTGCATCAGCGCTGCGAGACGCCTTTGATCATTACGGTGATGACTTCGTTGGCGAGACCGGCTTCTCCTGCATGGCCGACATTTTGCTGAAGCTTCGCAAACAAGGATGCGTGTTCGGCGAATCGCCACTGCGTCTGCGTTATGACCAAAAGGGCGGCGACAGCAAAATGCAAGTCTTCAAAACCATCTGGCTGACACTGAAGATGCTCGGTCGCCACCGAGTCCAAGGAGCCTGA